Proteins encoded within one genomic window of Candidatus Baltobacteraceae bacterium:
- the coaD gene encoding pantetheine-phosphate adenylyltransferase, with translation MTNGRAARTTRAIYPGSFDPPTNGHLDVIERAAKCFGQLIVAIVVNPQKRSPMFTLDERIAMLKQCITHVPQARVEHFRGLLADYLKAAQADVIVKGLRVVSDFESEMSTALMNRELSGVDTLFLMSDAKYSFVSSSLVKEVFFLGGDVATLVPEPVLKVMTDKRSTLSESQS, from the coding sequence TTGACCAACGGTAGAGCCGCGCGTACGACGCGCGCGATCTATCCGGGGTCGTTCGATCCGCCTACCAACGGCCACCTTGACGTCATCGAACGCGCGGCAAAGTGCTTCGGCCAACTCATCGTCGCCATCGTCGTCAACCCTCAAAAACGCAGCCCCATGTTCACCTTGGACGAACGCATCGCCATGCTCAAGCAGTGCATCACGCACGTGCCGCAGGCGCGCGTCGAACACTTTCGGGGCCTTCTCGCGGACTATTTGAAGGCCGCTCAAGCCGACGTGATCGTCAAGGGACTGCGCGTGGTGTCCGATTTCGAGAGCGAGATGTCGACCGCGCTGATGAACCGGGAGCTATCCGGCGTCGACACGCTCTTCCTGATGTCGGATGCGAAGTATTCCTTCGTCAGCTCGAGCCTGGTCAAAGAGGTCTTTTTTCTCGGCGGCGACGTCGCCACGCTCGTTCCGGAGCCCGTGCTCAAGGTCATGACGGACAAACGCTCAACTCTTTCCGAGTCTCAATCGTAA